The genomic segment GGCGTGTAATGGTGAATGCTTTCCTGGAGGTGCCGGGTTGGTCCGGGGTGTGGGCCTTGGGCGATTGCGCAGTCGTGCCGGATCCCGAGGGCAAGCCCTACCCGCCCACGGCGCAACATGCCATCCGGCAGGGCAGGGTGCTCGCGCAGAACATCACGGCCGCGGTGCGCGGCGGCCGGAAGCGTCCTTTTGTTTTCAAAACCATCGGGCAATTGGCCGCCATTGGCCGGCGCACCGGCGTCGCGCGCATTTTCGGTTTCAACTTCTCCGGCTTTCTGGCCTGGTGGATGTGGCGCACGATTTATCTGAGCAAGCTGCCGCGCTGGGAGAAAAGAATCCGGGTGGCGCTGGATTGGACGTTGGATTTGTTTTTCTCCAAAGATCTCGTGCAATTCGAAACGTTGCGCGCGCCCGCGGTTTCGCACCAACATGAGGACGGCCAACCGGCCCGCAACGGCCAGACGGTTGCCGAGCCGGCGAGTCTCGCAACGCTGCCGGGCCGGTGAACCGTTTCGCGCTGGTGTAAGTTTCCCGCTGGATTTTCGACCAATGTCTGAATGGCAGCGCATCAAGTCAGCGACAACCTCAGGAGAAGACCATGGCCAGTGCCAATCATTATGACGTGATCATTATCGGCAGCGGCGCGGGCGGCGGCACGCTTGCCTATCAGCTCGCGCCCTCCGGCAAAAAGGTTTTGATATTGGAGCGCGGCAACTACGTGCCGCGCGAAAAGGACAATTGGAGCACACGCGCGGTCAACGTGCAAGCCAAGTACAACACCAAAGAAGAGTGGAAAGACAAGGATGGCAAAGCCTTGCATCCTCACACCAATTATTATGTCGGCGGCAATACCAAGTTTTACGGCGCGGCTTTATTTCGCTTGCGTAAAGAAGATTTCGGCGAGCTGAAGCATCACGGCGGCCTCTCGCCGGCCTGGCCGGTTTCCTATGATGAGATGGAGCCGTATTACACCAAAGCCGAGCATCTTTATCATGTACACGGCGAACGCGGTGTCGATCCCACCGAGCCGTGGGCAAGTGCACCGTATCTTTATCCCAAAGTCAGCCACGAGCCGCGCATTCAAAAGCTGCACGATGATCTCGTCCGACTCGGGCACCAGCCGTTTCACGTGCCGCTCGGCATTATGCTGAACGAGCAGGATCGTTTGCGCAGTCATTGCATTCGTTGCGATACATGCGATGGCCATCCTTGTTTGATTTACGCCAAGGCCGATGCGCAAGTGGTGTGTGTCGATCCCGCGCTCAAGCATCCTAACGTTTCTCTGCTCACGGATGCATACGTCTCTCGCCTCGAAACCAACGCCACGGGACGCGAAGTGACGCAGGTTCACGTCGAGCGCAATGGCGCGAAAGAAACGTATTCGGCAGATGTCGTTGTCGTGTCGTGCGGCGCGATCAACTCCGCCGGGTTGCTGCTGCGTTCTGCAAATGACAAACATCCGCGCGGCCTGGCCAACGGCTCGGACGTGGTGGGTCGGCACTATATGGGCCACATCAACTCTATTGTGCTGGCAATTTCGCAGCATCCCAATTCGTCAATCTTTCAAAAGACGCTCGCACTCAATGATTTTTATTTCAAGTCGAAGGAATGGGATTTCCCCATGGGCCTCATTTCCTTCGTCGGCAAACTTGACGGCACCACGCTCTCCGCCGGCGCGCCGCCATTTGTGCCCGGCTTGACGCTCGACTTTATGGCAAAGCACTCGCTCGATTTCTGGCTGACCTCCGAAGACCTGCCCGATCCCAGCAATCGCGTGACATTGGATCGCAACGGCAATGTCATGCTGGCTTATTCACCAAACAATGAAGAAGGCCACAAGCGCTTGCAAGCAAAACTCAAAAGCCTGTTGCGGCAAATTGAAGGCATGGAGCATATCATTCCGCTGCAACGCTTCCTGGGACAACGCATCCCGCTGGCAGGCGTCGCGCATCAAAACGGCACGATTCGTTTTGGCAATGATCCCCGGACTTCCGCGCTCGCCCCCCACTGCAAGGCGCATGAAGTCGACAATCTCTACGTTGTCGATGCCAGCTTCTTTCCCTCCAGTGGCGCGGTGAATCCGGCGTTGACCATCATGGCTAACGCGCTGCGGGTGGGAGATCACTTATTGCAAAGGTTGAAATGATTTCGGATTGGCGGATTGTTGGAATGTTAGATGACTGAGTGGCACATCAATCCAGCACGTCACCAATCCATGAGAGCATAATCATGACGACGACGTCTACAACTTTTTGCCCATTGTGCGAAACCCCAACGCCGCGCGAACACTTGGCACAAGCCGGGTGGATTTCATCGGAAGTCGAAGCGCAATTGCGCCGTAATCATCCGGAGTGGCGCCGGGCTGACGGCGCGTGTCCGGCTTGTGTGCAGCAGTATTTGCTGCACACACTGCTGCACCAAGGCGAAGCGGCGTTGCATGAGAGCTTGCAAGCGGTCTGGCTGCTGGATGCCGAAGCCGCCTTCGGTGCACTGCCCACGCCGCTGCGTCTGCATGCGGATCCGCGCTTCACCGGCAGGAACGTTACGCTGGCGATGGTTGACAGCGCCTTCTCTCCGCACCCGGATTTGGTGCAGCCGGTGAATCGTATTCGCGCCTGGATTGATGCCAGCGAGCCGGTGTTGCAGGCGCGCTCTTTCAAAGCGAATGAAACGCCGAGTTGGCCGGGAGCGCAGGAGGCCGCTGCCGGTCAATGGCATGGCACGATGACCAGCGTGGCCGCCGCCGGCAATGGCTGGTTGAGTCAGGGCTTCTATCGCGGACTGGCGAGCGACGCCAGCCTCGTGTTGGTGCAGACCATGAATCGCGACGGCCGGATCACCAATGACAGCATCGTTCGTGCGCTGCGCTGGCTGCGCGAAAATCGTCTGGCGCTGGCGCTGCGTGTGGTGAATCTATCGCTCGGCGCTGATCCGATCGGCACGCTGAAGGACAATCCCATTGATGCCGAAGTCGAGGCGCTGGTGCAGGAGGGCGTATCTGTCTTTGCTGCTGCCGGC from the Cytophagia bacterium CHB2 genome contains:
- a CDS encoding GMC family oxidoreductase, giving the protein MASANHYDVIIIGSGAGGGTLAYQLAPSGKKVLILERGNYVPREKDNWSTRAVNVQAKYNTKEEWKDKDGKALHPHTNYYVGGNTKFYGAALFRLRKEDFGELKHHGGLSPAWPVSYDEMEPYYTKAEHLYHVHGERGVDPTEPWASAPYLYPKVSHEPRIQKLHDDLVRLGHQPFHVPLGIMLNEQDRLRSHCIRCDTCDGHPCLIYAKADAQVVCVDPALKHPNVSLLTDAYVSRLETNATGREVTQVHVERNGAKETYSADVVVVSCGAINSAGLLLRSANDKHPRGLANGSDVVGRHYMGHINSIVLAISQHPNSSIFQKTLALNDFYFKSKEWDFPMGLISFVGKLDGTTLSAGAPPFVPGLTLDFMAKHSLDFWLTSEDLPDPSNRVTLDRNGNVMLAYSPNNEEGHKRLQAKLKSLLRQIEGMEHIIPLQRFLGQRIPLAGVAHQNGTIRFGNDPRTSALAPHCKAHEVDNLYVVDASFFPSSGAVNPALTIMANALRVGDHLLQRLK